The segment CCGTCGAAGACCTATATGGTATTGGGGAGCTCCGGTGTGGGAAAATCCACACTCTTGAACTTATTGATGGGGGAGGAAATGATGAAAACCGCTGAAGTTCGGGAAGAGGATCAAAAAGGACGCCATACCACCACCCATCGGCAGATGTTTACGCTGAAAAACGGTGCCCTGTATATTGACACCCCGGGAATGCGGGAGGTTGGATTATTCAATTATCAGGGGGTGGATAAAGCTTTTAAAGATGTTGAGACATTGGCAAAGCATTGTAAGTTTGCGGACTGTAAACATCAACAGGAGCCCGGCTGCGCCGTGGCTGAGGCGATGGAGGCCGGCAGTCTTACAGAGGATCGGTGGGAGAGTTATTTAAAATTAAAAGCGGAGGAAAAAATCCATCGGCGAAAGCAAATACTGCTTCAAAAAAAGGTGGCCAAAAAGAAAATCAAGCGGCAAAAAAACCATTATAAGGACTACAAACGGGGTGGTGGGAAAGAAGAGAAGGAACTTAATCAGTGGTGTTGTCGTTGACAGTTTCCATTGAGTTTCTCACGCGGGGATAGTTCTTTCGACTTACACGGGAACGGTTCGTGTGTGAGATAGCAATACAAACGTGTAGAGCAATAAATTAAATCCGTTTTTCTTTAGATTATTAGAATGCTGGGCCGGAAAGCATATTTGAAGAAAGTGATAAAAATGGTTTTCGTAGTTTATCGCCAATTATTATGACAGAACCGTCCAGCCTGAGGTCTTTGTACCGTGTTTTGTTTTTGGGTTTTAGTCTATTTTTACTAGTTAAAATCATACTTAAGTATATTGAACTATTTATATGATAATTCGTTAGCCCTGTTTATAATGAAAAGAATTGATTGTTCTGACTATTTAAAATATTATAAACGTACGGTATCTTTATCACAAAGGGGCGGTTTTACCTTGTTTGTTATCCGATCTAACAAAAGGAGGTTATTATGAAAAAAAAGATTAGTTTGGTTTTAGTTTTTATGATGGTTTTTGCGGTGTTTGCCAGTTACTCTTTGGCAAATCCTCAATCAATCCCTAATGGACCCTGGATACAACCAGATCAAAACGTCAGTCTAAGCAGTTTGCTTCAACCTGAGGATGTGGAGCAACGACTGTTGGATATGGAAAGACGATCGAAAGGCCGAATGGAAACTGAGATAATCGGTTATTCCTCAGGTTACGAATGGCCGATTTATGTGGCTAAGTTTGGGGAAGCCGACAACGATAATCCAAAAATTTTAATCGATACTCAAATCCATGGGAACGAACCCTTGGGTACTGAAGCCGTTATGCATTTAATGCAAACGCTGGCCATGAGTAATAACAAGGAAGTACGAGACATCCTTGATAATGTTACCGTGTGGTTTATTCCCATGTTGAATGCTGATGGCGCAACGATTTTTGAAATTGAAGACTATGGGGATGCACAAACCAGACAAAATATTCAGTATTGGACCCCTGAAGAGTGGGGGCTTGATGCCGATACAGATGCTCCATGGTACCATGTATCACAAACCTGGAGAGGGACTCCCGGTTACGACATTAATCGCGATGCCCATCCTCATCTTGACTTTGATTTAGCGGTCCACAGCGACCAGCATTCACCCTGTAATGAAGATGAAAATTGGGGTGGCCAGCCGGGCTTCTATGTCACGCCTGAAGCAAGAGCCCTACGGGATGTTTTTAAGGAATTAGAACCGGATCTGTATATCAATCATCACCACAGAGGAAGCAATATCGAATCGGAAGAGAATCCTGAATTAACGACCTTGCAGATTCTTGGCCAATTTGTGCCCCTGGATAGGGAAGACACCATTGTTGACAATGGCGAAACCTATACCTACACATTAACAGAAGAATCCCTTGATCTTTCCAGACAAGTAAATGCTTTAGTATACCAAAAACTGCAAAAGGGAAACTCCCTCTTTGGACAAATCACTAAGTATCCTCGTGTGGAAGACTTTTATGGGGGGTATGGCTTACCGGGTACCACTTTAGGCTCTTTCTCAATGAACGATACAGCGGTTATGCTATATGAAACCCGAGGTCAATCCACCAGAGATACCGGTCAGAAAGCTAATGGACGATATATACGCCAATCCTTAGATGGTATTTACGAAACGCTTCTTGGGTTCGCAACAGGAGAAGTATATGATATCGATCCTTCTTTCTATGAGGATGAAATTCCTGAAGCTGGCCCTAG is part of the Isachenkonia alkalipeptolytica genome and harbors:
- a CDS encoding M14 family zinc carboxypeptidase, which translates into the protein MKKKISLVLVFMMVFAVFASYSLANPQSIPNGPWIQPDQNVSLSSLLQPEDVEQRLLDMERRSKGRMETEIIGYSSGYEWPIYVAKFGEADNDNPKILIDTQIHGNEPLGTEAVMHLMQTLAMSNNKEVRDILDNVTVWFIPMLNADGATIFEIEDYGDAQTRQNIQYWTPEEWGLDADTDAPWYHVSQTWRGTPGYDINRDAHPHLDFDLAVHSDQHSPCNEDENWGGQPGFYVTPEARALRDVFKELEPDLYINHHHRGSNIESEENPELTTLQILGQFVPLDREDTIVDNGETYTYTLTEESLDLSRQVNALVYQKLQKGNSLFGQITKYPRVEDFYGGYGLPGTTLGSFSMNDTAVMLYETRGQSTRDTGQKANGRYIRQSLDGIYETLLGFATGEVYDIDPSFYEDEIPEAGPRITVPDPGQGF